The following coding sequences lie in one Lepidochelys kempii isolate rLepKem1 chromosome 18, rLepKem1.hap2, whole genome shotgun sequence genomic window:
- the LOC140900252 gene encoding natriuretic peptides B-like produces the protein MKGAALCCWASLLLLIPQGPAGGHPLPRKHTSQELQALQDLLELLKEKTQGEEGEPLELENLDYGAEDDDPSWDLAEPESSPATQLQPRDPVEGQWRNLLASPRRMRHFSGCFGTRIERIGSQTGLGCNIYKARYWKRRSRS, from the exons ATGAAAGGCGCAGCCCTGTGCTGTTGGGCCTCTCTGCTTCTTCTCATCCCGCAGGGGCCAGCAGGCGGGCACCCGCTGCCCAGGAAACACACCAgccaggagctccaggccctgcag GACCTCCTTGAGCTCCTGAAGGAGAAAacgcagggggaggaaggggagccgCTGGAGTTGGAGAATCTGGACTACGGGGCGGAAGACGACGACCCTAGCTGGGACCTTGCTGAGCCGGAGAGCAGCCCCGCtacccagctccagccccgggaTCCTGTGGAGGGTCAGTGGAGGAATCTCCTTGCTTCTCCCAGGAGGATGCGACACTTCTCTGGCTGTTTTGGGACCAGGATCGAGAGGATCGGCTCTCAGACAGGACTTGGGTGCAACATCTACAAAGCCC GTTACTGGAAGAGGAGATCGAGAAGCTGA